Proteins encoded by one window of uncultured Draconibacterium sp.:
- a CDS encoding alpha-L-rhamnosidase C-terminal domain-containing protein: MSLKFKKIILLLFSFFLILDLSAQTWIWFPGDYENWLGNQMNNRRTERGVMMPVQWKLDGHEPLMIFTKTVELDEPEEIEVYAEGEYIVTVNWRTKYQGITNGVTKVIVPAGKHELKIKVINYTDVPALFVKGKTINSDESWMASPLDSRYLTKNMKHPDSPSGYHMNAGSGNLNDTNTPPSKFKLPTKPMEYVESKEMEEGTLFDFGKETFGFVKFHKLSGTGKLTLQYGETAEEALDAEHCETFDIIEIPNGKSDYVMPRSNALRYIFVAAENAEYDDVSLLYEYAPVEYRASFKCNDEEINKIWEVGRYTLQLTTREVFIDGIKRDRWAWSGDAYQSYLMNYYMFFDLETTKRTMYTLRGGDPVMVHLNNILDYSFYWFMGIYDYYLYTGDVAFLKQIYPKMESLMDFVLDRRNERGLVEGLDGDWVYIDWFDHEVDITGEVSFEQIVFCKSLETMALCSDILGIDSEAPKYEALAKDVRSKLSDFWDDDKQAFVFNRKDGVNSKQVTKHANMFAIFYNYVNNKQKESIKESVILNPEIPAISTPYMRFYELEAMCSLNEQEYVLSQIKDYWGGMLKLGATSFWEKYNPEHEGLEHYAMYGRPFGKSLCHAWGASPVYLLGKYFVGVKPTRPGYEEFEIRPVLGGLEWFESSIPTPNGDIKVYADKKTIKVTATEGNGSLIFKSKIQPEATIGDIEKIAENEYLLKINGDGEKVSIEYQSL, from the coding sequence ATGAGTTTGAAATTCAAAAAGATAATCCTCCTTTTATTTTCTTTTTTTTTGATTCTGGATCTTTCAGCCCAAACCTGGATTTGGTTTCCGGGCGATTATGAAAACTGGTTGGGCAATCAAATGAACAACCGCAGAACGGAGCGCGGTGTAATGATGCCTGTTCAGTGGAAACTTGACGGTCATGAACCACTAATGATTTTTACCAAAACTGTTGAATTGGATGAACCGGAAGAAATTGAAGTTTACGCAGAAGGAGAATATATTGTAACTGTTAACTGGCGTACAAAGTATCAGGGAATTACTAACGGTGTTACAAAGGTTATTGTTCCTGCAGGGAAACATGAACTAAAAATCAAGGTAATTAATTATACCGATGTTCCGGCTCTTTTTGTTAAAGGAAAAACGATTAATTCTGATGAGAGTTGGATGGCGAGCCCTCTGGATTCGCGCTATCTTACAAAAAACATGAAACACCCTGATTCTCCTTCAGGCTACCATATGAATGCCGGGTCAGGAAATCTGAATGACACCAATACTCCTCCCTCGAAGTTTAAATTACCAACCAAACCAATGGAATATGTGGAATCAAAAGAAATGGAAGAGGGAACACTCTTCGATTTTGGTAAAGAAACCTTTGGATTTGTGAAATTTCACAAGCTCTCGGGAACAGGAAAACTTACCCTTCAATATGGTGAAACAGCAGAAGAAGCATTGGATGCCGAACATTGCGAAACCTTTGATATTATTGAAATTCCTAATGGTAAGTCTGATTATGTGATGCCTCGCTCGAATGCGTTGCGTTACATTTTTGTGGCTGCCGAAAATGCAGAATATGACGATGTTTCTCTGTTATACGAATACGCACCTGTTGAATACCGGGCAAGTTTTAAATGCAACGATGAAGAGATAAATAAAATTTGGGAAGTTGGGCGATACACGCTTCAGCTAACAACCCGCGAAGTTTTTATTGATGGGATAAAACGTGATCGTTGGGCCTGGTCGGGCGATGCTTACCAGAGTTACCTCATGAACTATTACATGTTTTTCGATCTTGAAACGACAAAACGTACTATGTACACCCTACGTGGGGGCGATCCGGTGATGGTGCACCTGAATAACATTCTCGATTATTCTTTCTACTGGTTTATGGGGATTTACGATTACTACCTTTACACCGGCGATGTAGCTTTTCTGAAGCAGATTTACCCAAAAATGGAATCGCTGATGGATTTTGTATTGGATCGCAGAAACGAACGTGGACTGGTTGAAGGATTAGATGGCGACTGGGTTTATATCGATTGGTTTGACCACGAAGTAGATATTACAGGCGAAGTGAGCTTTGAGCAGATTGTTTTCTGCAAAAGCCTGGAGACTATGGCACTTTGTTCAGATATCCTTGGAATTGACAGCGAAGCTCCAAAATACGAAGCTCTTGCAAAAGATGTTCGTTCAAAATTGAGTGATTTCTGGGACGATGATAAACAGGCTTTTGTTTTTAACCGAAAAGATGGTGTAAACAGCAAGCAGGTTACCAAACATGCCAATATGTTTGCCATTTTTTACAACTATGTAAATAACAAACAAAAGGAAAGCATAAAAGAATCTGTCATTCTAAATCCAGAGATTCCGGCTATTTCAACACCTTACATGCGATTTTACGAGTTAGAGGCCATGTGTTCGCTTAATGAACAGGAGTATGTCTTATCACAAATAAAAGATTACTGGGGTGGAATGTTGAAACTGGGTGCCACTTCTTTCTGGGAAAAATATAATCCCGAACACGAAGGATTAGAGCATTATGCTATGTATGGCCGCCCGTTTGGAAAAAGTTTGTGCCACGCCTGGGGAGCCAGCCCGGTGTATCTTCTGGGGAAATATTTTGTTGGTGTAAAACCTACAAGACCGGGGTATGAGGAATTTGAGATTCGTCCGGTGCTGGGAGGCCTCGAATGGTTTGAAAGCAGCATTCCTACACCTAACGGCGATATAAAAGTTTATGCTGATAAAAAAACAATAAAGGTAACAGCAACCGAAGGCAATGGTTCCTTGATATTTAAAAGCAAAATACAGCCTGAAGCTACTATTGGAGATATAGAGAAAATCGCGGAGAATGAATACCTTTTAAAGATCAATGGTGATGGAGAGAAAGTATCCATTGAATACCAGTCTTTATAA
- a CDS encoding glycoside hydrolase family 3 N-terminal domain-containing protein yields MNKITKTTIKNFSLFVLSVLLFSCGAKWSEEQKEGFNLVYNQGGQTLGYSPSSGVNIIENKGFAFKDLNKNGELDKYEDWRLSFDERAQDLASQMSVEQIAGLMLYSAHQSIPGRSGGRRGFGGSTYNGKSLEESGAVSSDLTDQQVKFLTEDNLRHVLITSVESPAVAAKWNNNMQALVESIGLGIPGNNSSDPRHRTSADAEFNEGAGGQISMWPTSLGMAATFDPEVVKKFGDIAATEYRALGIATALSPQIDLASEPRWGRFSGTFGEDSKLDRDMARAYVDGFQTSEGDAEIASGWGYNSVNAMVKHWPSGGPEEGGRDAHFSYGKYAVYPGGNFDEHLIPFTEGAFKLEGATGMASAVMPYYTISFGIDKENGKNVGNSYSKYIIKDLLRGKYGYDGVLCTDWGVTKDYNNITSFGTTPWGAENLSEAERHYKIIMAGVDQFGGNNDMGPVIEAYNMGVEEHGEDFMRKRFEESAVRLLKNIFHTGLFENPYLEIAETEKIVGNAEFMAAGYKAQLKSVVMLKNVQNSLPIKPEAKVYVPQKYYAASQGMFGFGGSEARWDYPVSLDIVKKYAPVTETAAEADYALVFIDSPNGGSGYSPEDVKAGGNGYVPISLQYGKYTATNAREVSIAGGDPLEDFTNRSYKGKTTTATNTSDLDLVLETKKAMGEKPVIVVVNVSNPMVFTEIEKAADAIIVSFGIQDQAIMDIISGKAEPSGLLPMQMPAHMKTVEEQFEDVPRDMDCYVDAEGNIYDFAFGLNWSGVINDERVTKYK; encoded by the coding sequence ATGAATAAAATTACTAAAACAACAATTAAGAATTTTTCATTATTTGTCCTTTCAGTACTGCTGTTCAGCTGTGGAGCAAAATGGTCTGAGGAGCAAAAGGAAGGATTCAACCTGGTTTATAACCAGGGAGGTCAAACCCTGGGTTATTCTCCATCTTCAGGAGTAAATATTATTGAAAATAAGGGTTTTGCTTTTAAGGACCTGAATAAAAACGGAGAGCTCGACAAGTATGAAGACTGGCGTTTATCGTTTGATGAAAGAGCTCAGGATCTGGCGTCACAAATGTCGGTGGAGCAAATTGCCGGATTAATGCTTTACAGCGCTCATCAGTCTATTCCCGGCAGAAGTGGTGGCCGAAGAGGTTTTGGTGGGTCAACGTATAACGGGAAATCGCTGGAAGAAAGTGGTGCCGTATCGAGTGACCTCACCGATCAGCAAGTGAAATTCCTTACCGAAGACAATCTGCGTCACGTTTTGATTACTTCAGTAGAATCGCCTGCTGTAGCTGCAAAATGGAATAACAACATGCAGGCACTGGTTGAAAGCATTGGTTTGGGAATTCCCGGAAACAACAGTTCCGATCCACGTCACCGTACTTCAGCGGATGCTGAATTCAATGAAGGAGCCGGTGGACAAATTTCAATGTGGCCAACCTCATTGGGAATGGCTGCAACTTTCGATCCTGAAGTGGTGAAAAAATTTGGGGATATCGCTGCAACAGAATATAGGGCACTTGGTATTGCAACGGCACTTTCTCCTCAGATAGACTTGGCATCTGAACCACGCTGGGGACGGTTTAGCGGAACATTCGGTGAAGACTCAAAACTTGATCGCGATATGGCTCGTGCCTATGTCGATGGATTCCAAACATCAGAAGGAGATGCTGAAATTGCAAGTGGCTGGGGCTACAACAGTGTAAATGCCATGGTGAAACATTGGCCCAGCGGCGGTCCTGAGGAAGGAGGACGTGATGCACATTTCAGTTACGGAAAATATGCCGTTTACCCGGGTGGTAACTTTGATGAGCATTTGATTCCTTTTACTGAAGGTGCTTTTAAACTTGAAGGTGCAACCGGAATGGCATCGGCAGTGATGCCATACTATACGATCTCATTTGGAATAGATAAGGAAAATGGAAAAAATGTTGGAAATAGTTACAGCAAATATATCATTAAGGATTTATTGAGAGGCAAGTACGGTTACGATGGTGTTTTATGCACCGATTGGGGTGTAACGAAAGATTACAACAACATCACTTCCTTTGGTACAACACCGTGGGGAGCTGAAAATTTATCTGAAGCTGAAAGACATTACAAAATTATTATGGCCGGTGTTGACCAATTTGGCGGCAATAACGACATGGGCCCTGTAATTGAAGCTTATAACATGGGCGTGGAAGAACATGGTGAAGATTTTATGCGTAAACGTTTTGAAGAATCTGCAGTGCGTTTACTGAAAAATATCTTTCACACAGGTTTATTTGAAAATCCGTACCTGGAGATTGCTGAAACCGAAAAAATTGTTGGTAATGCTGAATTTATGGCTGCCGGTTACAAGGCACAGCTTAAATCGGTGGTGATGCTTAAAAACGTACAAAATAGCCTTCCGATAAAACCGGAGGCCAAAGTATATGTACCTCAAAAATATTATGCAGCCAGCCAGGGGATGTTCGGATTTGGCGGCTCTGAGGCGAGATGGGATTACCCGGTCAGCCTTGATATCGTAAAAAAATATGCGCCGGTAACCGAAACTGCTGCTGAAGCCGATTATGCACTGGTGTTTATCGATAGTCCGAACGGCGGTAGTGGTTATAGTCCGGAAGATGTAAAGGCCGGTGGAAACGGTTATGTGCCGATTAGTTTGCAGTATGGGAAGTATACAGCAACAAACGCCCGCGAAGTGAGTATTGCAGGCGGCGATCCATTGGAAGACTTTACCAACCGTTCGTACAAAGGAAAGACAACAACTGCAACAAACACCAGTGATCTTGACCTTGTTTTGGAAACAAAAAAAGCAATGGGAGAAAAACCGGTAATTGTAGTTGTGAATGTGTCCAACCCAATGGTATTTACCGAAATTGAAAAGGCAGCCGATGCAATTATTGTAAGTTTTGGCATTCAGGATCAGGCAATAATGGACATTATTAGCGGAAAAGCAGAACCCTCGGGATTGCTACCGATGCAAATGCCGGCACATATGAAAACCGTTGAAGAACAATTTGAAGATGTTCCAAGAGATATGGATTGTTATGTTGATGCCGAGGGTAATATTTACGACTTTGCTTTTGGATTAAACTGGAGTGGAGTTATTAACGACGAACGAGTAACGAAGTACAAATAG
- a CDS encoding putative oxidoreductase C-terminal domain-containing protein: protein MKHLSILSTAFILALSACTGGSHKSTETEKDNNIFTGAKGEVKIITLDPGHFHAALLQKTMYDQVDPVVNVYAPNGEDVVDHLKRIEDFNTREQNPTTWEEKVYKGDDFFEKMIREKPGNVMVTAGNNAKKTDYIYKTIEAGINVLADKPMVISPEEFPKLEKAFQVAKEKGVLLYDIMTERHEITTLLQRELSQLPEVFGTLQKGSEEEPAITKESVHHFFKYVSGKALKRPAWFFDTEQQGEGIVDVNTHLVDLIQWEAFPEVKLSKEDVEIVSAKRWTTDLTPEMFKKVTYLDDYPEYLEKDVDGDVLKVYSNGEINYTLKGVHAKASVVWNFEAPEGAGDTHYSIMRGTKCNLEIIQGEKEGYKPQLYIEATDADPMVFAGSLNNAVTGLAETYPGISVKKIGDKMWKINIPEKYKVGHEAHFGQVTEKYLQYLIDGKLPDWEIPNMIVKYYTTTKGLKAAEL from the coding sequence ATGAAACATCTTTCAATTCTGTCAACCGCATTCATTCTTGCACTTTCGGCATGCACCGGGGGAAGCCATAAATCAACAGAAACCGAAAAAGATAATAACATTTTTACCGGGGCAAAAGGCGAAGTAAAAATTATTACTCTAGATCCGGGGCATTTTCATGCCGCACTTTTACAAAAAACCATGTATGATCAAGTTGATCCTGTTGTAAATGTTTATGCACCCAATGGTGAAGATGTAGTTGATCATCTAAAACGTATTGAAGACTTTAACACACGAGAGCAAAATCCAACCACTTGGGAAGAAAAAGTCTACAAAGGTGATGATTTCTTTGAGAAAATGATTAGGGAGAAACCCGGTAATGTAATGGTTACTGCTGGGAACAACGCAAAAAAAACCGATTACATTTATAAAACAATTGAAGCTGGAATTAATGTACTGGCTGACAAACCAATGGTTATTTCTCCTGAAGAATTTCCAAAACTGGAAAAAGCTTTTCAAGTTGCAAAAGAAAAAGGTGTGCTTTTATACGATATTATGACTGAACGTCACGAGATTACAACACTTTTGCAACGAGAGTTATCTCAACTGCCCGAAGTTTTTGGTACGCTGCAGAAAGGAAGTGAAGAAGAACCGGCGATTACCAAAGAGAGTGTTCACCACTTTTTTAAATATGTGTCGGGAAAAGCATTAAAACGTCCGGCCTGGTTTTTCGATACCGAACAACAAGGAGAAGGAATTGTGGATGTGAACACCCACCTGGTTGACCTAATCCAGTGGGAAGCTTTCCCTGAAGTGAAATTATCGAAAGAAGATGTTGAAATTGTTTCGGCGAAGCGCTGGACAACTGATCTTACTCCTGAAATGTTTAAAAAGGTGACTTATCTTGATGACTATCCGGAATACCTGGAAAAAGACGTTGATGGCGATGTTTTGAAAGTTTACTCTAACGGAGAAATCAATTATACGCTCAAAGGAGTGCATGCCAAAGCTTCGGTAGTATGGAACTTTGAAGCGCCTGAAGGTGCAGGAGATACCCACTATTCCATTATGAGGGGAACAAAGTGTAACCTTGAGATTATCCAGGGTGAAAAAGAAGGTTATAAACCACAGTTGTATATTGAAGCAACCGATGCTGATCCGATGGTATTTGCAGGCAGCCTGAACAATGCAGTAACAGGATTAGCAGAAACTTACCCTGGCATTTCGGTGAAAAAAATTGGTGATAAAATGTGGAAAATAAATATCCCTGAAAAGTACAAAGTTGGGCACGAAGCGCATTTTGGCCAGGTAACTGAAAAATACCTACAATATTTAATTGATGGAAAACTCCCCGATTGGGAGATACCAAATATGATTGTAAAATATTATACTACTACTAAGGGCTTGAAGGCGGCAGAGCTATAA
- a CDS encoding DUF2264 domain-containing protein: MNNNAYKVNNPNFTQSPQTGMTREHYIELAKYMLTRAFKYVDSLETPLTFPIIPGKTYPQPNAPDWRYRSAEFEALERTFTLAGPLIHVEPEIKINNIKLRDYYKLHIYRTFTPGNSNSLPLPEDLPDSNYQFTCEFGGLFKTLLLLPDTIWSLYTESEKNAMLECITKWAHHRTTQNNWRIFNIVTLSFLKKHGYPIDDELLKSHLLWVASYHSGDGWYLEQTYNYYSISLFIVYTTIWNRTFGDDYYPEISSIIEESAKKLMKCITSFFGRDGYINMWSRSICYRTWVSGAFPVAFMLKNQTELDAGWARRLCSGSLLQFVSREEFFCNDIPSLGFYGQKEYMVQNYSCSGSPFLMFLPFICLALPEDSPFWTATENDGMWEILGNESNKVVLKHPGLVLVNHGKTGTSEIVPGKVYYNDPNYSKLTYNTHFPWEDQNPYGGTSMEYSFRSQDPRDVRGDDVNFYLTGLTVDNNQDKNQLYTHSQNMLYNGVENDILYRQAIMRRPPNNGVGYIIDLADITIPGGVIRIDRTRLAFEHELTLGHFGLPHINGKKAKVEQFELNGNQVITAKIKGRQVALINYKGWDKLEWMTHKDRNAEADESTVIFAYKKRMQKNPAMEIMVTAMLHKTNDSEWSQEELSPIKNICVQDITATMAPVGATITLNNLKEYNIDFKDIDGKKSC, encoded by the coding sequence ATGAATAATAACGCCTATAAAGTAAATAATCCCAATTTCACGCAAAGTCCGCAAACCGGAATGACCAGAGAGCATTACATTGAGTTAGCCAAATATATGCTGACACGTGCTTTTAAGTATGTTGATTCTCTGGAAACACCGTTAACTTTTCCAATAATTCCCGGGAAGACATATCCTCAACCCAATGCACCTGACTGGCGTTATCGTTCGGCCGAATTTGAAGCACTGGAGCGAACTTTTACACTAGCCGGCCCATTAATTCATGTCGAGCCCGAAATCAAAATCAATAATATAAAGCTTCGCGATTATTACAAACTGCACATATACCGAACTTTTACTCCCGGAAACTCGAACTCGCTGCCTCTGCCCGAAGATTTACCTGATTCCAATTATCAATTTACCTGCGAATTTGGAGGTTTGTTCAAAACCCTCCTGCTTTTGCCCGATACTATATGGTCGTTATACACCGAATCGGAAAAAAACGCTATGCTTGAATGCATTACAAAATGGGCACACCACCGAACTACACAAAATAATTGGCGCATTTTCAATATCGTCACACTTTCATTCTTAAAAAAACATGGTTACCCAATTGATGACGAATTGTTGAAAAGCCATTTACTTTGGGTGGCGTCTTATCACTCTGGCGATGGATGGTATCTCGAACAAACGTATAACTATTACTCCATCAGTCTTTTTATTGTTTATACAACCATTTGGAACAGAACTTTTGGCGATGATTATTATCCTGAAATTAGTTCTATAATTGAGGAATCAGCTAAAAAACTCATGAAATGTATTACCAGTTTCTTTGGTCGAGATGGGTACATAAATATGTGGTCGAGAAGTATTTGTTACCGCACCTGGGTTTCCGGTGCTTTCCCTGTTGCATTTATGCTAAAAAATCAAACAGAGCTTGATGCAGGATGGGCCAGACGACTGTGCTCCGGATCCTTGCTGCAATTTGTAAGCAGGGAAGAGTTCTTTTGTAACGATATACCCAGCTTAGGATTTTACGGCCAAAAAGAATATATGGTGCAAAACTACAGTTGCTCCGGAAGTCCGTTTCTTATGTTTCTACCTTTTATTTGTCTGGCCCTGCCCGAAGATTCGCCATTTTGGACAGCAACAGAAAATGATGGCATGTGGGAAATACTGGGAAACGAATCAAACAAAGTAGTTCTAAAACACCCCGGACTCGTATTAGTCAACCACGGAAAAACAGGAACATCAGAAATTGTTCCGGGAAAAGTATATTATAATGACCCAAACTACTCAAAACTAACTTATAATACACATTTCCCTTGGGAAGATCAGAATCCATATGGTGGTACATCTATGGAATACAGCTTTCGAAGTCAAGACCCAAGAGATGTTCGGGGAGATGATGTTAACTTTTATCTGACCGGTTTAACAGTCGACAACAATCAGGATAAAAACCAATTGTACACTCATTCGCAAAATATGTTGTATAATGGCGTTGAGAATGACATTTTATATCGCCAGGCCATAATGCGCCGACCTCCTAATAATGGTGTTGGTTATATTATCGACTTAGCCGATATAACTATCCCCGGAGGGGTAATCAGGATTGACCGGACAAGACTGGCTTTTGAACATGAACTGACTTTAGGGCATTTTGGATTGCCACACATTAACGGTAAAAAGGCAAAAGTTGAACAATTTGAATTAAATGGTAACCAGGTAATTACTGCAAAAATCAAAGGCCGCCAAGTGGCACTTATTAATTATAAAGGCTGGGATAAACTTGAATGGATGACACACAAAGACCGTAACGCAGAAGCTGATGAAAGTACTGTAATTTTTGCCTACAAAAAGCGAATGCAGAAGAATCCGGCAATGGAAATTATGGTAACGGCTATGCTACATAAAACGAATGACAGTGAGTGGTCGCAGGAAGAATTATCGCCTATTAAGAATATTTGCGTTCAGGATATAACAGCAACAATGGCACCGGTAGGTGCTACAATTACCTTAAACAATTTAAAAGAATACAACATCGATTTTAAGGATATTGATGGAAAAAAATCATGCTGA
- a CDS encoding RagB/SusD family nutrient uptake outer membrane protein: MKKLKYLILLLFVISVTIMSCDTLDEEIISGVTAEYMNTPDGLDAGVNAAYSFLRTYYAQEEGNKFSVFGTDEYTHGGHGGDWDIDKYGAGLNAENGIMWHVWNNFYQAINTCNAVVDRATASEELTEAEKNPKIAEARFLRAHYYFILVQAYGDIPLVLEETQGVVTEATRTAEAEVYNAIIADLEFAMANLPVTQSQFGRATQVAAKHMLALVQLTRGNNSEAISLAKSVINDYGLELDTDPLARYNHDNEQHPEILWSVQYEEDPLLTPRGNRSHLHFRPWYEVYASGLIRALGHGYGRPWIRYRPTGWLLNNFRVNGSYDVDTRFNEGYQQVWYYNTTDDALPSGAAVGDTAIYLTGENLTQAQVDAIEARLPGVVAGTNLYSWHPDAKGKAWSWYTTDGTDNNSINIFPTPWKQEDNKRPDINYAEGSRDLIVYCLSETYLLLAEALLNDGKAAEAATYINEVRERAAYPGKESEMLITADDVTIDFILDERSREFYGEQKRWFDLKRTGKLIERYKAYNPEGQTNDYIQSYHLLRPIPANQLTRVTNEMRQNDGY, translated from the coding sequence ATGAAAAAATTAAAATATCTTATATTATTATTGTTCGTCATTTCTGTGACCATAATGTCTTGCGACACATTGGACGAAGAAATTATTTCAGGCGTAACTGCCGAATACATGAACACACCTGATGGACTTGATGCAGGCGTAAATGCTGCCTATTCTTTCCTCAGAACATACTATGCACAAGAAGAGGGTAATAAGTTTTCGGTGTTTGGCACTGATGAATACACGCATGGAGGCCATGGAGGCGACTGGGACATTGACAAATATGGCGCTGGCCTTAACGCAGAAAATGGTATTATGTGGCATGTCTGGAATAATTTTTACCAGGCCATTAATACTTGTAATGCTGTGGTTGACAGGGCTACTGCATCTGAAGAACTCACCGAGGCTGAAAAGAATCCCAAAATCGCAGAAGCTCGTTTTTTAAGAGCACACTATTATTTCATTTTAGTTCAGGCTTATGGAGATATTCCGCTTGTTCTGGAAGAAACACAAGGAGTTGTAACAGAAGCAACGAGAACAGCCGAAGCAGAAGTATATAATGCCATCATTGCCGACCTCGAATTTGCCATGGCCAACCTACCTGTCACTCAAAGTCAATTTGGCAGAGCAACACAAGTTGCAGCCAAGCATATGCTGGCATTAGTACAACTAACAAGAGGTAATAATAGCGAAGCCATTTCGCTGGCAAAATCAGTAATCAATGATTACGGGTTAGAACTGGATACAGATCCTTTAGCCCGTTATAATCACGATAATGAGCAACATCCTGAAATTTTATGGTCCGTTCAATACGAAGAAGACCCATTATTAACACCGCGTGGAAATCGTTCTCACCTGCACTTTAGACCATGGTATGAAGTATATGCTTCAGGATTGATACGTGCTTTGGGACATGGCTACGGACGTCCGTGGATACGTTACCGCCCAACCGGATGGTTATTAAACAATTTCAGGGTTAACGGAAGTTACGATGTTGACACACGTTTTAATGAAGGCTATCAACAAGTATGGTATTACAATACAACCGACGACGCCTTACCATCAGGCGCCGCTGTTGGCGATACTGCTATTTACTTAACCGGAGAGAACCTGACTCAGGCTCAGGTAGACGCAATTGAAGCAAGACTACCAGGCGTTGTAGCAGGAACAAATTTGTACAGCTGGCACCCTGATGCCAAAGGTAAAGCCTGGTCGTGGTACACCACTGATGGTACCGACAATAACAGCATCAACATATTCCCTACTCCCTGGAAGCAGGAAGACAATAAGCGTCCTGACATTAACTATGCCGAAGGTTCTCGCGACCTGATAGTTTACTGTTTATCAGAGACATATCTTTTACTGGCCGAAGCATTACTAAACGATGGAAAAGCTGCAGAAGCTGCCACTTACATTAATGAAGTACGTGAAAGAGCAGCATATCCCGGAAAAGAAAGCGAAATGTTGATTACAGCAGATGATGTAACCATCGACTTTATTCTGGATGAACGCTCCAGAGAATTCTATGGCGAACAAAAACGCTGGTTCGACTTAAAACGGACAGGAAAACTAATTGAACGATACAAAGCCTACAATCCGGAGGGTCAAACAAATGATTATATTCAATCTTATCATTTATTGCGACCGATCCCTGCAAATCAATTAACTCGTGTTACTAACGAGATGAGACAAAATGATGGTTACTAG